CGTTTGCATTACGCTTTTCCAACAGGCTTTCCTGAAGATGTTTTGGAAGTGATTCGAACTAACGATAAAATTTGTAACTACATCGATATTCCTTTGCAGCATATAAGCGATTCTGTTTTAAAATCCATGCGAAGAGGAACGACTCATCAAAAAACAGATGCTCTATTGAAAAAGTTTAGAGAAGATGTTCCTGGAATGGCTATTCGCACCTCCCTAATTGTAGGTTATCCAGGCGAATCAGAAGAAGATTTTCAAGAACTCAAGCAATGGGTCAGTGATACTGAATTTGACCGTTTGGGTGTATTTACTTATTCACACGAAGAAAACACCCATGCTCACCTATTAGAAGACGATGTGCCAGAAGAAATTAAACACCAAAGGGCTGAAGAGATAATGGAGCTACAAAGCGATATTTCTTATCGACTCAATCAAGCCAAAGTGAGCCAGACCTTTAAAGTGCTTTTTGATAGGAAAGAAGGGGAGTACTTTATTGGTAGAACTGAATTTGATTCACCAGATGTAGATAATGAGGTGTTAGTCAAAGCCACAGACTCATATGTTAGAATGGGCGACTTTGCCAATGTCAAAATCACCCATGCTGATCACTACGACCTCTATGGAGATATAGTGTAATTATTCAATAAGAGTATAAGTCTTCGGAGTAGGACTCGTTTCGTTGATTACTCTAATTTCGTTTCCACCTATTTTTGCTAAATAGATAAGATTGATGTCATCATTTTTGTCCGTAAATTCCAAATTGTTGTAACTATTATATTTGATTATTTGCTCAACTGCAATGCTATTTTCTTTACAAGAATCCATATAACTTATGGACGTTTTGCCTGTATTGAGTAAGCGCTCCAATACGATATCATCTTCTGAAATAATGAGGTTTTCGGTATAGTTAGTGGAGTCAGTATAAATCCAACTTCCTCTTATCCATTCAGGAGGTGTGATGCTAGGGTCAGGTGTTGGAGGTTTTTCGTAAGGGTCGCAAGAGAAAATAAATAGTGCTACAATAGCTAATGGTAAAAATTTCAAGGTTTGTTTTTTTTAAGTTTAGCAAAGTTATCAATTTATTTTAATTTTAACATTATTTTCAGATAACCTGTATTGCGACTGCCATGAAAACCGTTTGTAATATTATAACCTAAAAGAGTTAGGTCGACAACAAATCGTCTATGCTCTTTTCCAAATCGTAAGCCAAGATTGGCATAAGGCCTTATATAAGAATCTCTAGTTGAGGTAAAATTTTTATTTTCTGTTTCATTGAATAAATAATCTATACTAAAGTTATTTGTTTTTGAATAATCGCCACCAGCAATAATGAATGTGTTAACACGTCTTTCTCTTGAAAACATGAATCTAGCATTTAAATTAAGGTCAATGATGCTCTTCTTTACGAAACTAATATTGACATTATGCGAAGAGTATGTGTAATTACCGTTGTTAATGTTAAATGTCAAATCAAATTTTTTGCTCAGATTTTTCTCAATACTTAATCCAACTTTATTTCCATAGCCCCAGTGGTCACCAACAGGGTTAAAAAGAGGTTTCCAGAAAATAGAGATGATTTAGGCTTTTCTTGTGCAAACAGTGCGTTGGAGATCAGTAATATGAAGAGTAGTTTTTTCACGAGGTTAAATCAGTTTGTTTACTTGAGTTTTAGGAGATGGATGCTTCAGTCTTCTTGAAAGCTGAATTTTCCTTTACAGTACGCTTTCTTTTTCATTTTTCTATCGAAATCAGCTCTTAGCACAGGAGGCACATAGAATTCCATTTCATCGTGATAGCGATACAGTCCTGCTTTTAATTTTGTAATGGATTCTCCTCTAGGCTCTGATAGGTAGAATTCATTAATAAGAATCATTTCAAAATATTGGTAAGCTAGTGTTTGTAATGCGACCTCTATAAGCTCATAATCTCTATCTGATACATCTTGAGGAGGATTGGCATATATGGTTTCTTTAACTTTTAGCTGATAGCGGTAGCCCCATTCAAAATCAAAGCCTTTGACATATTCCACATAAGGATTGTCCGAGACTAAAGTAAGTGATGTGAAAAAAGCACCATTGCTAAGTTTTTTATACGGTTCTATAGTAATGCTGAATTCACTGACTTTATCAGATTGAGAATCTTGATAATCTTCAGCAATGATTTGGGAGAAGGAAAAAAAAGAAGTAAAAATACAGAGGGTGATTAGATAAATTTTATTCATGATTAAGTAACTATTGATTTAATCTCTTATTTTATGGTATAAATAAATTCTAACTTTTTCATTTTACTTACTTTTGCCTGAAAGTGAGTTCAAAGCAAATACCATATCGTAAAATTAATGTTTTAAGCCCTTTGGTGCAAGACTATTTAGATGAAAAGCCTGATTTGTCAGTTTTTTATGGTCGATATAATAAGATAGACAATTACCGCACACAAATACAGGATAGAAGTCAATTTTCTACTGATAGACAAACTCTTGTTGAGGTTTTGAAAAGGCAAAACGCTACTCTTGAATTGTCAGATTTATCAAAAGAGAATATTGAGTCGCTAGAGTCTGAGGATACTTTTACTGTTACTACAGGTCATCAGTTGTGTTTGTTTACTGGGCCTTTGTATTTTATATACAAGATAGTTTCAACAATTAACCTTGCTAAGGAATTGAAGAAACACTACCCATCAAAGCATTTTGTGCCTATTTTTTGGATGGCTTCAGAAGATCACGATTTTGATGAAATTAATCATGCACAATTATTCGGTCAGACTGTAAGGTGGAATACTAAACAGGGCGGAGCAGTTGGGAGAATGAATTTAAACGATATACCTTCCGTTTTGAAAGAGTTGGATGCCATGATTGGAGATGATGAAAACGCTCAACAATTAAAAGGCATTTTTCACAAGGCTTATTCTGCGCAGAACTTGGCACAAGCTAGTCGTATTTTGGTTAATAGTTTATTCAAAAACGATGGTCTTGTTATCCTAGATGGTGACGATTTTCAGCTAAAAAAACTATTCGTTGAGGTCATGAAAAAGGATATTTGCGAAAAGTCTTTTGCTTCTATCATAGCCTTACAATCAGAAAAGTTAAGTAAAAACTACAAAGCTCAGGCGCATGTTAGAGAAATAAATTTTTTCAAGTTAGAAGAGGGAGGGAGAGAAAGAATAGCTTCGCCCTTAGATGCGCAAGAGGTTGTTAATTCTGCTGAAAATTTTAGTCCTAACGTTCTCATGCGACCACTTTATCAAGAGTTGATATTACCTAACTTAGCATATATTGGCGGAGGTGCTGAAATGGCGTATTGGATGCAGTTAAAAACAGCCTTTGAATTTGAAAATATACCCTTTCCTATTTTGGTTTTAAGGAATTCACTTTTGTTAAGCCATTCGTCACAGCTCAACAAAATTGAGAAATTGGGCTTTTCAGTAGAAGACTTTTTCAATTCTGAAGCTGATTTACATAAGCAATACATACAATCTCAAAAAGATTTTTCACTAGATCGTGAGCTAGATTCTTTAACTCAATTGTTCGATAAAATGAAAAGTAAATTTGAGGGAGACGCACACAAGCCCATCATAGATGCCGAACATAAGAGGCAAAAGAACTCCTTGGAGAAGTTAGCTAAAAAACTATACCGAATAGAAAAAGTTAAGCATGAGACAGCTCTTTCGCAGATTTCAAAGATAAAGGCTAGTTTTTTTCCAAACGCTACTTTACAAGAACGCTACGATAATTTTATTCCCTATTATTTAAAATATGGTGATAACTTTATAAAAAAGTTAAAAGACGAACTCAACCCACTAGATACTAATTTTGTAGTTTTAGCCCTTTAAATTCAATGTCAAATGGCTCAAGAAAAGATACTTATACTAGATTTTGGTTCTCAATATACTCAGCTCATTGCGCGAAGAGTCAGAGAGCTTAATATCTATTGTGAAATCCATCCCTTCAATAAAATACCAGAATTGACTGATAACCTCAAAGGTGTTGTCCTTTCGGGAAGTCCATC
This region of Flavobacteriales bacterium genomic DNA includes:
- the bshC gene encoding bacillithiol biosynthesis cysteine-adding enzyme BshC, with translation MSSKQIPYRKINVLSPLVQDYLDEKPDLSVFYGRYNKIDNYRTQIQDRSQFSTDRQTLVEVLKRQNATLELSDLSKENIESLESEDTFTVTTGHQLCLFTGPLYFIYKIVSTINLAKELKKHYPSKHFVPIFWMASEDHDFDEINHAQLFGQTVRWNTKQGGAVGRMNLNDIPSVLKELDAMIGDDENAQQLKGIFHKAYSAQNLAQASRILVNSLFKNDGLVILDGDDFQLKKLFVEVMKKDICEKSFASIIALQSEKLSKNYKAQAHVREINFFKLEEGGRERIASPLDAQEVVNSAENFSPNVLMRPLYQELILPNLAYIGGGAEMAYWMQLKTAFEFENIPFPILVLRNSLLLSHSSQLNKIEKLGFSVEDFFNSEADLHKQYIQSQKDFSLDRELDSLTQLFDKMKSKFEGDAHKPIIDAEHKRQKNSLEKLAKKLYRIEKVKHETALSQISKIKASFFPNATLQERYDNFIPYYLKYGDNFIKKLKDELNPLDTNFVVLAL
- a CDS encoding DUF4377 domain-containing protein, with translation MNKIYLITLCIFTSFFSFSQIIAEDYQDSQSDKVSEFSITIEPYKKLSNGAFFTSLTLVSDNPYVEYVKGFDFEWGYRYQLKVKETIYANPPQDVSDRDYELIEVALQTLAYQYFEMILINEFYLSEPRGESITKLKAGLYRYHDEMEFYVPPVLRADFDRKMKKKAYCKGKFSFQED